The Verrucomicrobiia bacterium sequence TATTTTTTGGACGATCCGAGGATGCAATCTAAAGTCTTCGTTAACATGATGATCTTTTTGAATTCGCCTGTGGCATTAATTATTTTTTGCAGGTCTTTAATTTCGTACATTGAAGATAATGTATCTCCGACAAAAAAATTCACTTCCTGATTATTTTTGCTACCCAGCAAGGCATTAACTGCCGTTTGCTCAGGGTATGATTTGATATTTTCGACTAATCTATTGTAATACTCTTCAACCGCCTCGATCCATAACACTGGCAGGTTATACTGAGCATATAATTTAGCCTCTTGACCAGTATGTGCACCAATGTGTATTACCCCTTTCGAAAAGCGTAAATAATCGAATGGATCACGCCTCAAGCCGGCAGCTCTCAAAAGGAATCCACCCAAAATGGTAAATCTCGTGGCAATGTAAACTATTAGATTCATTCTACAGCGTATTTTGCACGATGGTTATAACTGTTTGTAATTTCCACAAAAGTTTTCTTCAACCCCTTATATATCTTCCAGTGCGGATAATCATTGGTCAGTTTGTTTACGTTTGATATATAACAAATATGATCGCCGATTCTGGGCTGGTCGAGGTATTCGTATTGCATGGGTTTGCCGGAGATGGATTCGATGAGTTTGAAGGCTTCGAGGATGGAGATGCTGTTCTGGCGGCCGCCGCCGATGTTATAAACCTCCGCGCAGCGGGGGGCGGCAATAAAACACTTGATAAAGCTGACGACGTCGTAACTGTGGATGTTGTCGCGCACCTGCTTTCCCTTGTACCCGAAGATGCGATAGACTTTGCCTTCCAGGTTGCATTTGATCAGGTAACTGAGGAAGCCGTGGAGTTCGACTCCGCTGTGGTTGGGGCCGGTGAGGCAGCCGCCCCGGAGGCAACAGGTGGGCATGTTGAAGTAACGCCCGTATTCCTGCACCAGGATGTCGGCCGCCACCTTGGAGGCGCCGAAAAGGCTGTGCTTGCTCTGGTCAATGGGGAAATCTTCGGCGATGCCGTCGGCAAAAGCCGGGTCGTCATAATCCCAGCGGGTTTCCAATTCTTTGAGTTTAATGGTGTTGGGGCGGTCGCCATAAACCTTGTTGGTGCTCATGTGCACGAAGGGTGATTCGGCACAAAAGCGGCGCGCCGCTTCGAGGAGATTAAGGGTGCCGACGGCGTTAACGTCAAAGTCGTCAAATGGACGGGAAGCAGCCAAGTCATGGGAGGGCTGGGCCGCCGTGTGGACGATAGCATCGGGGCGCAGTTCCTGGACCAAGTCGAGCACTCCCTGGCGGTTGCGGATGTCCAGCTCATGGTGATGGAAATGGCGATGTTTGGCGCACAAGCGCTGCTGGTTCCAGCGGGTGTCGCCGGCCGGGCCGAAGAAGTCGGCGCGCATGTTGTTATCCACGCCATGCACCTCCCAGCCGTCGGTGCAGAATTGTTCGACCACTTCGGAACCGATCAGACCGGAGGAGCCAGTAACCAGTAATTTTTTCATTTCCCTTTTCTTTTTTGCCTGAGAGGAGCCGCCTTGGGAAATTGTTTATTTGGCTGCGGCGCATTCCCGCGGGTGAGAGGGATGTTCCTTCCGACGGGAGCCATGCCGGCGAAGGCGAGTGCCGGCGGTGCAAGCCGCCGCCCGGCCGGAGCGGTGCCGGCTAATACCGCCAGAGGTAGAGGGCATACTTAATCAGCTCATTTTGGAAGGCGATGATGCCTTCCTCCTTCTGCCACCAGTTGGTGCGCTGGTATTCCCGAGGTTCGATGCCGGTGACGATGACTTCAACATCCGTCCCGCGAAGGCTTCGCTCGAAAATGAACCTGGCGCGCCGGCTGTGGGCGATGTCGGTGGGTATCAACACCCGTCTGGCCTTGTGACGCAGGGCCCAATCGCGCAGGGCCAGGGTTTCCTCGACGGTGCTGGTCACGTTGGAGCCAATTTCCTGGATGGCGTTTTGCGGAACGTGTTTGGCCAGCAGGACTTTGCGCATTAGATCTTTCTCCTGGGTGGTCAGCCCCAGCTCGTCGGTGGGGCTGGGTTTGGCATGGCTGATCAGGATTTGGGGGGCCAAGCCGGCATGGTAGAAATCTGCGGCTACGAAGGGACGGTATTGCAGGCCGCCGCCGAGCACGAAAATGGCATCCGCCTTGACCGCCGGTTGATTAACGATCCAGAGGTCGGCATAAGCCAGGCAGAGCGGGGCACGGAAGACGTAGGCCAAGGCCAGGCAGCCGGCCAAAATTATC is a genomic window containing:
- a CDS encoding NAD-dependent epimerase/dehydratase family protein, encoding MKKLLVTGSSGLIGSEVVEQFCTDGWEVHGVDNNMRADFFGPAGDTRWNQQRLCAKHRHFHHHELDIRNRQGVLDLVQELRPDAIVHTAAQPSHDLAASRPFDDFDVNAVGTLNLLEAARRFCAESPFVHMSTNKVYGDRPNTIKLKELETRWDYDDPAFADGIAEDFPIDQSKHSLFGASKVAADILVQEYGRYFNMPTCCLRGGCLTGPNHSGVELHGFLSYLIKCNLEGKVYRIFGYKGKQVRDNIHSYDVVSFIKCFIAAPRCAEVYNIGGGRQNSISILEAFKLIESISGKPMQYEYLDQPRIGDHICYISNVNKLTNDYPHWKIYKGLKKTFVEITNSYNHRAKYAVE
- a CDS encoding YdcF family protein, which translates into the protein MAGCLALAYVFRAPLCLAYADLWIVNQPAVKADAIFVLGGGLQYRPFVAADFYHAGLAPQILISHAKPSPTDELGLTTQEKDLMRKVLLAKHVPQNAIQEIGSNVTSTVEETLALRDWALRHKARRVLIPTDIAHSRRARFIFERSLRGTDVEVIVTGIEPREYQRTNWWQKEEGIIAFQNELIKYALYLWRY